In one Candidatus Planktophila versatilis genomic region, the following are encoded:
- a CDS encoding DsbA family protein, with product MSAKPQPGKDNFTRNLVIGVVLGVVLIMLVPTIISKQTKLAAKIPASVSAERGYGIVFNGELTGVPVLDIYEDFQCPSCARFEGTQGQYLGSIIEDKKATVVFHTLSFLGPESVIAANAAACSADEGKFLALHKMLYQTQPRENSGAWTNEALVAAGESVGIKSKEYEKCVNNGTYADWVGNVQASAAQSDVNSTPTVFINGKELDRNAYYDPALFIAAVERG from the coding sequence ATGAGCGCGAAGCCACAACCTGGAAAAGATAACTTCACTCGCAACCTTGTTATTGGTGTTGTACTCGGTGTAGTCCTAATCATGCTCGTACCAACGATTATCTCTAAGCAGACCAAGTTAGCTGCAAAGATTCCAGCGAGTGTTTCCGCAGAGCGAGGATATGGAATTGTCTTTAATGGTGAACTCACCGGCGTTCCCGTCCTTGATATTTATGAAGATTTCCAATGCCCTAGCTGCGCACGTTTTGAAGGAACCCAAGGTCAATACCTTGGCTCAATAATTGAAGATAAGAAGGCAACTGTTGTCTTTCACACTCTCTCATTTCTCGGCCCCGAATCCGTTATCGCCGCCAATGCAGCAGCATGCTCGGCCGACGAAGGTAAATTCTTAGCTCTCCACAAGATGCTCTATCAGACTCAGCCTCGAGAAAATTCTGGAGCCTGGACTAATGAAGCACTTGTTGCAGCCGGTGAATCAGTGGGCATTAAGTCAAAAGAATATGAAAAGTGTGTCAACAATGGCACCTATGCCGATTGGGTGGGTAATGTGCAAGCCTCCGCTGCACAGAGTGATGTGAATTCAACTCCAACGGTCTTCATCAACGGTAAGGAACTAGATCGCAATGCCTATTACGATCCGGCTCTCTTTATCGCCGCTGTAGAGCGCGGATAA
- a CDS encoding glutamate synthase subunit beta, protein MADPKGFMTTPRETPKRRPVDVRIQDWREVYEPQSMEHLQKQAGRCMDCGIPFCHSGCPLGNLIPEWNDLIFRGDKVEAIDRLHVTNNFPEFTGRLCPAPCETACVVGINRDAVTIKQIELRTIEEAFDDNNVKPLAPERLTGKTVAVIGSGPAGLAAAQQLTRAGHTVAVYERADKIGGLLRYGIPEFKMEKHIVDRRLAQMEQEGTRFRPGVDIGVDLTGAQLRSTYDAIVLAIGATQWRDLPIPGRENKGIYQAMEFLPWGNKQALGEIEESPINVAGKHVVILGGGDTGADCLGTSIRQGAASITQIEIMPRPTDERPSSQPWPTYPMIYRVSSAHEELDNRVFSVSTQEFIGDGNGNLKALKIVETKFENGKFEPVPGTEREIPADFVFLAMGFTGPEKSAIIEQLEVGHDDRGNISRDENFQSTEEGIFVAGDAGRGQSLIVWAIAEGRAAAAAVDRYLVGETQLPSPIEPTTRSLMV, encoded by the coding sequence ATGGCTGATCCAAAAGGATTTATGACGACTCCGCGCGAGACGCCAAAGCGACGTCCGGTCGATGTTCGTATTCAAGATTGGCGTGAGGTCTATGAACCACAGTCGATGGAGCATCTGCAAAAGCAGGCAGGTCGCTGTATGGATTGTGGAATTCCGTTCTGCCACTCTGGCTGCCCGCTAGGAAACCTGATTCCAGAGTGGAATGACCTGATTTTTCGTGGCGATAAAGTCGAAGCTATTGATCGTCTGCACGTTACTAATAATTTCCCTGAGTTCACGGGTCGACTATGTCCTGCGCCATGTGAAACAGCGTGTGTTGTCGGAATTAACCGTGATGCAGTCACCATTAAGCAGATTGAACTTCGCACCATTGAAGAAGCATTTGATGATAACAACGTAAAGCCCTTAGCCCCTGAGCGTCTTACTGGAAAGACTGTGGCTGTCATTGGCTCTGGCCCTGCCGGGTTAGCTGCGGCGCAACAACTTACTCGCGCTGGACACACAGTTGCTGTCTATGAGCGAGCAGATAAAATTGGTGGACTCCTTCGTTACGGAATACCAGAATTTAAGATGGAGAAGCACATCGTTGATCGCCGCCTTGCACAGATGGAGCAAGAGGGAACTCGATTCCGCCCAGGTGTTGATATCGGTGTGGATCTCACTGGTGCCCAACTTCGCAGCACCTACGATGCAATCGTCCTTGCCATTGGTGCAACGCAGTGGCGTGATCTTCCAATTCCAGGACGAGAAAATAAGGGCATCTACCAAGCGATGGAATTTCTTCCTTGGGGAAATAAGCAAGCTTTGGGAGAAATCGAAGAGTCACCTATCAATGTTGCTGGAAAACATGTAGTCATTCTTGGTGGCGGAGATACCGGCGCGGATTGCTTAGGCACTTCGATTCGACAAGGTGCGGCCAGCATCACGCAAATTGAAATTATGCCGCGTCCAACAGATGAACGTCCTTCATCACAACCTTGGCCGACCTACCCAATGATCTATCGCGTATCTAGTGCACACGAAGAACTCGACAACCGAGTCTTCTCAGTGAGCACACAAGAATTTATTGGCGATGGAAACGGGAACCTTAAAGCTCTTAAGATTGTGGAAACTAAGTTTGAAAATGGAAAGTTCGAACCTGTTCCAGGCACTGAGCGCGAGATTCCGGCGGACTTTGTCTTCCTAGCTATGGGATTCACTGGACCAGAAAAGTCTGCCATCATCGAACAACTTGAAGTTGGTCATGATGATCGTGGCAATATTTCCCGCGATGAGAATTTCCAATCAACTGAAGAAGGAATCTTCGTGGCAGGAGATGCTGGGCGCGGGCAATCACTGATTGTCTGGGCGATAGCCGAAGGTCGCGCAGCTGCTGCAGCTGTAGATCGCTACCTCGTGGGGGAGACGCAGTTACCTTCACCGATTGAGCCCACTACTCGCTCGCTAATGGTTTAA
- a CDS encoding ANTAR domain-containing response regulator, giving the protein MSNETSAKKAVRILVAEDEALIRMDLVEMLQEAGYEVIAQATNGEEAIALALEHQPDLAILDVKMPVLDGISAAEKIIATAPVLMLTAFSQRELIDRARDAGVMAYVVKPFTIGDLVPAIEIAISRHTQMQSLAVEVADLHERLETRKIIDRAKGILMKALNLSEPEAFSWIQRAAMDRRLSMKEVAQAVISPEAALDK; this is encoded by the coding sequence ATGAGCAATGAAACGAGTGCCAAGAAGGCTGTCAGAATTCTGGTCGCCGAAGATGAAGCTCTGATTCGCATGGACCTCGTGGAAATGTTGCAAGAGGCGGGTTATGAAGTAATTGCCCAAGCAACTAACGGCGAAGAAGCAATTGCGTTAGCGCTAGAACACCAACCAGATCTGGCAATCCTTGATGTGAAGATGCCGGTGCTTGATGGCATTTCTGCGGCCGAAAAGATCATTGCAACTGCTCCAGTATTAATGCTCACAGCATTTAGCCAACGTGAGCTCATTGACCGCGCGCGAGATGCTGGAGTAATGGCATATGTGGTTAAACCATTTACTATCGGTGATCTTGTTCCCGCTATCGAAATTGCCATCAGTCGCCACACACAGATGCAATCACTGGCAGTTGAAGTTGCTGACCTACACGAGCGACTAGAGACTCGCAAAATAATCGATCGTGCTAAAGGAATCTTGATGAAGGCGCTAAACCTTTCAGAGCCAGAGGCATTTTCCTGGATTCAGCGGGCGGCGATGGACCGGCGCCTCAGTATGAAAGAGGTCGCCCAGGCCGTGATTTCACCTGAAGCCGCCCTGGATAAATAG
- the pyk gene encoding pyruvate kinase — MRRAKIVCTLGPAVESPEKVKELIEAGMNMARLNLSHGSYEEHQGRLDRVRAAAKEAGKAVAVLVDLQGPKIRLARFENGPHELSRGDIFTITTDEVAGTKERVGTTYKGLPGDCKAGDRILIDDGKVTVEVIEVKGNDVITKCIQPGSVSNNKGINLPGVAVSVPAMSEKDENDLRWGLRAGADFIALSFVRNAADVKDVHAIMDEVGIRVPVIAKIEKPQAVANLEEIIAAFDGIMVARGDLGVELPIEDVPMVQKRCVELSRDAAKPVIVATQMLDSMISNSSPTRAEATDCANAVLDGADALMLSGETSIGEFAIQAVETMARIIERTEELGLARIRPLTNNPRTKGGAITKAAAEVGEILGAKFLVTFTQSGDSARRISRLRSPIPIIAITPDVGTYNRLALTWGVESLIISMVKHTDEMVLQADKILIDGKRAEIGEPVVIVAGSPPGIPGSTNAMRVHIVGDAVNGVVPAYR, encoded by the coding sequence ATGCGTCGCGCAAAAATAGTTTGCACCTTAGGTCCAGCAGTTGAGTCTCCAGAGAAAGTAAAGGAGCTCATCGAAGCCGGAATGAATATGGCTCGCTTAAATCTCTCCCATGGTTCCTATGAAGAACACCAAGGGCGCCTAGACCGAGTGCGTGCAGCTGCGAAAGAGGCGGGAAAAGCTGTTGCAGTTCTGGTTGATTTGCAAGGACCAAAGATTCGTTTAGCTCGATTTGAAAACGGACCACACGAGCTATCACGTGGGGATATCTTCACCATTACTACCGATGAAGTTGCTGGAACAAAAGAGCGCGTTGGTACTACCTATAAAGGTCTGCCTGGAGATTGCAAAGCTGGCGATCGTATTCTTATTGATGATGGAAAAGTGACAGTTGAAGTCATCGAAGTAAAAGGTAACGATGTCATCACCAAATGTATTCAGCCTGGCTCAGTGAGCAATAACAAGGGAATTAACTTGCCGGGTGTTGCCGTCTCGGTGCCAGCGATGTCGGAAAAAGATGAGAATGACTTGCGCTGGGGACTCCGTGCTGGCGCTGATTTCATCGCACTTTCATTTGTTCGTAATGCCGCAGATGTGAAAGATGTGCACGCAATCATGGACGAGGTGGGAATCCGCGTACCTGTTATTGCCAAGATTGAAAAACCTCAAGCAGTAGCAAATCTGGAAGAAATTATCGCCGCCTTCGATGGAATTATGGTTGCTCGTGGCGACCTCGGTGTTGAGCTGCCGATTGAAGATGTTCCGATGGTGCAAAAGCGCTGCGTCGAACTCTCTCGTGATGCGGCAAAACCAGTCATAGTTGCAACACAGATGCTGGATTCCATGATTTCCAACTCTTCTCCTACGCGCGCTGAAGCAACTGACTGTGCAAATGCGGTACTCGATGGCGCAGATGCGCTCATGCTCTCCGGTGAAACTTCTATTGGTGAATTTGCGATCCAGGCGGTTGAAACTATGGCACGCATTATCGAGCGCACTGAAGAGCTAGGCCTAGCTCGAATTCGCCCACTTACCAATAACCCACGTACTAAAGGTGGCGCAATCACAAAGGCGGCAGCAGAAGTAGGGGAAATTCTGGGTGCCAAGTTCCTGGTGACATTTACTCAATCTGGTGACTCTGCGCGTCGTATTTCACGACTTCGTTCACCGATTCCTATCATTGCAATCACTCCTGATGTCGGTACCTATAACCGGCTGGCATTGACGTGGGGCGTTGAGTCATTGATAATTTCGATGGTCAAGCACACTGATGAGATGGTTCTACAAGCAGATAAAATCCTTATCGATGGAAAGCGTGCTGAAATAGGCGAGCCTGTCGTGATTGTCGCTGGATCTCCACCAGGAATACCTGGTTCAACGAATGCGATGCGAGTACACATTGTGGGTGATGCCGTGAACGGCGTTGTTCCTGCTTATCGTTAA
- the gltB gene encoding glutamate synthase large subunit yields MALSSNYPVAQGLYDPAQEHDACGVAMVATLNKIATHDIVAKALTALRNLEHRGASGAEPDSGDGAGILIRVPDAFYRAEVSFTLPVEGSYATGIAFIAQGAEVRTQITKLADEEGLTVLGWRELPINSSALGKTALSVMPRFEQLFVAGKKNEAGIILDRLAFALRKRAEHALDLYFPSLSSQTIVYKGMLTTGQLEEFFPDLSDTRVVSPLALVHSRFSTNTFPSWPLAHPYRFIAHNGEINTVKGNRNWMRARESLLESDVLGKDLTRLFPIVEMSGSDSASFDEVLELLYLGGRSLPHAVLMMIPEAWENHATMSQKRRDFYAFHSSLMEPWDGPACVTFTDGHQVGAVLDRNGLRPSRYWVTADGLVVLASEVGVLDIPAEKIVRKGRLQPGKMFLVDIEAGRIIEDDEIKDSLADAAPYGSWLADGMIRLSDLPAREHIVYPHKSVLRRQKAFGYTEEEIKIIVTPMAKGGGEALGSMGTDTPIAALSAKPRLLFDYFTQLFAQVTNPPLDAIREELVTSLGGAIGPEHNLLDPGPESCRQISIAFPVINNDELAKIIHVNADDNYPELESYVVRGLFPVTGDGNTLQTRLEEIKKEVSQAIANGAHIIVLSDRDGDAEDCPIPSLLLTAAVHHHLIREKTRTKVGLVVEAGDVREVHHVALLIGYGAAAVNPYLVMETAEDLVTQGVITGITPEKAVANVIKALGKGVLKVMSKMGISTIASYTGAQVFEAIGLGQDLVDEYFVGTTSRLGGVSLDVIAQETIRRHHLAYPVGGEIPGAKRLAVGGEYQWRRDGEPHLFNPETVFALQHATRNKRYDIFKRYTNQVNDQSKTLMTLRGLFAFNTSQRAPISIDEVEPISEIVKRFSTGAMSYGSVSQEVHETLAIAMNRIGGKSNTGEGGEDASRFLPMANGDSKNSAIKQVASGRFGVTSNYLMNATDIQIKVAQGAKPGEGGQLPGFKVYPWIAQARLSTPGVGLISPPPHHDIYSIEDLAQLIHDLKNANKDARVHVKLVAEVGVGTVAAGVSKAHADVVLISGHDGGTGASPLTSLKHAGAPWELGLAETQQTLLLNNLRDRIVVQADGQMKTGRDVVIAALLGAEEFGFATAPLVVSGCIMMRVCHLDTCPVGIATQNPELRKKFSGKPEFVETFFEYIAEEVREILASLGYKTLLEAIGHVENLDTRAAIDHWKASGLDLSPLLMRPDVDSPLHNTTKQDHGLAAALDNKLIELSKAALESKESVRIDVPVRNVNRTVGTMLGAEITRRYGSEGLPAGTIDVTLHGSAGQSLGAFIPQGLTIRMYGDANDYVGKGISGGRVIVRPDEKATFKSESNVISGNVIGYGATSGDIYIRGLAGERFCVRNSGATAIVEGVGDHALEYMTGGTVVILGKTGRNIAAGMSGGRAFVLDLDTAIVNTEMVDVLAVPADQRENLRALLSSFHVETGSEIAESILKNWETELARFSLIMPRDYARVLAAIEKANREGLPVDEYVMEVAANG; encoded by the coding sequence ATGGCACTTTCATCGAATTATCCTGTCGCACAGGGTCTTTACGATCCCGCACAAGAACACGATGCATGCGGCGTTGCGATGGTTGCCACCTTAAATAAAATTGCTACACATGACATTGTTGCCAAAGCACTTACTGCACTTCGCAATCTAGAACACCGTGGCGCATCTGGTGCGGAACCAGATAGTGGTGATGGTGCTGGAATTCTGATTCGAGTCCCTGATGCTTTTTATCGCGCCGAAGTTTCATTTACGCTACCTGTCGAAGGATCCTACGCAACTGGAATTGCATTTATCGCACAAGGCGCCGAGGTTCGCACGCAAATTACCAAACTTGCAGATGAAGAAGGTCTCACCGTCCTTGGTTGGCGCGAGCTACCAATTAATTCTTCTGCTCTAGGAAAGACCGCCCTCTCTGTCATGCCGCGCTTTGAGCAACTCTTCGTTGCTGGAAAGAAAAATGAAGCAGGAATCATTCTTGACCGTTTGGCATTCGCACTTCGCAAGCGTGCTGAGCACGCACTTGATCTCTATTTCCCTTCATTGTCATCACAGACAATTGTTTACAAGGGCATGCTGACAACCGGACAATTAGAAGAATTCTTCCCAGATCTCAGTGATACTCGAGTTGTTTCACCACTGGCTCTGGTGCACTCACGTTTTTCTACCAATACCTTCCCATCATGGCCACTTGCCCACCCATATCGATTCATCGCCCACAACGGCGAAATCAACACAGTAAAGGGAAATAGAAATTGGATGCGAGCTCGCGAATCACTTCTTGAAAGTGATGTCTTAGGCAAAGATCTAACCCGACTATTTCCTATCGTTGAAATGTCAGGTTCTGACTCAGCTTCATTTGATGAAGTACTAGAACTTCTCTATCTCGGTGGTCGCTCACTCCCACACGCAGTTTTGATGATGATTCCAGAAGCCTGGGAGAACCACGCGACCATGTCCCAGAAGCGTCGCGACTTCTATGCATTTCATTCATCATTGATGGAGCCATGGGATGGACCAGCCTGCGTTACTTTCACAGATGGCCACCAAGTGGGCGCTGTGCTGGATCGCAATGGACTTCGCCCATCTCGATACTGGGTAACAGCTGACGGTCTCGTTGTTCTGGCATCTGAAGTAGGCGTTCTTGATATTCCAGCGGAGAAGATTGTCCGTAAGGGTCGTTTGCAACCAGGAAAAATGTTCCTTGTTGATATCGAAGCTGGCCGCATTATTGAAGATGATGAGATTAAAGATTCACTAGCTGATGCAGCCCCATATGGCAGCTGGTTAGCCGATGGAATGATCAGACTTTCTGATCTTCCGGCGCGCGAACATATTGTCTATCCGCATAAGTCAGTGCTGCGCCGTCAAAAGGCATTTGGATATACAGAGGAAGAAATTAAAATTATCGTCACTCCGATGGCTAAAGGCGGGGGAGAAGCACTTGGTTCCATGGGAACTGATACGCCTATCGCTGCCCTATCGGCAAAGCCACGCCTGCTCTTTGATTACTTCACTCAGCTCTTTGCGCAAGTAACTAATCCGCCACTGGATGCTATTCGCGAAGAGTTAGTAACAAGCTTGGGTGGAGCTATCGGTCCAGAACACAATCTGCTTGATCCTGGTCCTGAGTCATGCCGCCAGATTTCCATTGCCTTTCCGGTAATTAACAACGATGAGCTAGCAAAGATTATTCACGTTAATGCCGATGATAATTATCCTGAACTTGAGTCCTACGTCGTTCGGGGACTCTTCCCGGTCACAGGTGATGGCAACACCCTGCAGACTCGTTTGGAAGAGATTAAGAAGGAAGTTTCCCAAGCGATTGCTAATGGCGCACATATTATCGTGCTCTCAGATCGCGATGGCGATGCCGAGGATTGCCCAATTCCGTCACTGCTACTTACCGCCGCTGTTCACCACCACCTCATTCGCGAGAAGACTCGTACCAAAGTTGGCCTCGTTGTTGAAGCGGGCGATGTTCGAGAAGTTCACCACGTTGCACTTCTGATTGGTTATGGCGCAGCTGCAGTAAATCCATACCTAGTAATGGAAACTGCCGAAGATTTAGTAACGCAAGGAGTTATTACCGGCATTACCCCGGAAAAGGCGGTTGCCAACGTTATTAAGGCGCTGGGCAAAGGCGTTCTTAAAGTAATGTCCAAGATGGGTATTTCAACTATCGCCTCCTATACCGGAGCGCAGGTCTTTGAAGCTATTGGTTTGGGTCAAGATCTCGTTGACGAATACTTCGTCGGAACCACTTCTCGCTTAGGTGGAGTGAGTTTGGATGTCATCGCGCAAGAGACAATCAGACGTCATCACCTGGCATACCCGGTAGGTGGAGAGATTCCTGGCGCCAAGCGCTTGGCCGTTGGCGGGGAATATCAGTGGCGCCGCGATGGTGAGCCACATTTATTTAATCCAGAGACTGTTTTCGCACTTCAGCATGCAACTCGCAATAAACGCTATGACATCTTCAAGCGCTATACCAATCAGGTTAATGATCAGAGTAAAACTCTGATGACTCTGCGTGGGCTCTTTGCATTTAACACCTCACAGCGCGCGCCAATCTCTATTGATGAAGTTGAGCCAATTTCTGAAATTGTGAAGCGATTCTCAACTGGCGCGATGTCTTATGGCTCGGTTTCACAAGAAGTCCATGAGACGCTGGCTATTGCCATGAACCGCATCGGTGGTAAATCAAATACAGGTGAAGGCGGAGAAGATGCTTCGCGCTTCCTTCCGATGGCTAACGGTGATTCCAAGAACAGTGCCATCAAGCAAGTTGCTTCCGGTCGTTTTGGTGTGACAAGTAATTACCTCATGAACGCCACAGATATTCAGATCAAAGTGGCACAGGGTGCTAAGCCTGGCGAAGGTGGGCAACTTCCTGGATTCAAGGTCTATCCATGGATTGCACAAGCACGTCTTTCAACTCCCGGTGTGGGACTCATTTCCCCACCGCCTCATCACGATATTTATTCGATTGAAGATTTAGCGCAATTGATTCACGATTTAAAGAATGCTAACAAGGATGCACGTGTTCACGTCAAGCTTGTTGCTGAAGTGGGCGTGGGAACCGTTGCAGCTGGTGTCTCTAAAGCACACGCAGATGTTGTTCTGATCTCTGGCCATGATGGTGGAACAGGTGCATCTCCACTGACTTCACTTAAGCATGCGGGCGCTCCATGGGAGCTAGGGCTTGCCGAAACCCAACAGACGCTGCTGCTTAACAACTTGCGTGATCGCATCGTTGTGCAGGCAGATGGCCAGATGAAGACAGGTCGCGATGTAGTAATTGCAGCACTATTGGGTGCAGAAGAATTCGGTTTTGCAACTGCGCCATTGGTTGTCTCTGGTTGCATCATGATGCGCGTATGCCACCTAGATACATGTCCGGTCGGTATCGCTACCCAGAACCCAGAACTACGTAAGAAGTTCTCTGGAAAGCCTGAATTTGTTGAGACATTCTTTGAATACATTGCCGAAGAAGTTCGTGAAATTTTGGCATCCCTTGGTTACAAGACATTACTTGAGGCAATTGGCCACGTGGAAAACCTTGATACCCGCGCCGCTATTGATCACTGGAAGGCGAGCGGTTTAGATCTTTCTCCACTTCTAATGCGTCCTGATGTAGATTCACCATTGCATAACACCACTAAGCAAGATCACGGATTAGCAGCAGCACTTGATAACAAGCTCATCGAGCTATCAAAGGCAGCACTTGAGTCCAAAGAATCTGTGCGCATCGATGTGCCGGTGCGAAATGTGAACCGTACCGTGGGAACAATGTTGGGTGCAGAGATCACACGTCGTTATGGGTCCGAAGGACTTCCTGCCGGAACTATTGATGTGACGCTGCATGGATCTGCGGGCCAATCACTGGGTGCATTTATTCCACAGGGGCTAACCATTCGTATGTATGGAGATGCCAATGATTATGTGGGCAAGGGAATTTCAGGGGGCCGAGTAATCGTGCGCCCAGATGAGAAGGCCACATTTAAATCTGAATCAAATGTAATTTCCGGAAACGTCATCGGCTACGGAGCAACATCAGGAGATATCTACATCCGCGGCCTTGCTGGTGAAAGATTCTGTGTGCGCAACTCTGGCGCTACTGCAATTGTTGAAGGCGTGGGCGATCACGCACTTGAATACATGACTGGTGGCACAGTGGTCATTCTCGGCAAAACTGGCCGAAATATTGCAGCAGGTATGTCTGGTGGACGTGCTTTCGTATTAGACCTTGATACCGCAATCGTTAATACCGAGATGGTTGATGTCTTGGCAGTGCCGGCAGATCAGCGTGAAAACCTGCGCGCCTTGCTATCTTCTTTCCACGTTGAAACAGGTTCTGAGATTGCGGAATCAATCCTTAAGAATTGGGAGACAGAGCTTGCGCGCTTCTCACTGATTATGCCTCGTGATTATGCTCGCGTGCTAGCAGCGATTGAGAAGGCTAACCGAGAAGGTTTACCAGTTGACGAGTATGTAATGGAGGTTGCAGCAAATGGCTGA
- a CDS encoding VIT1/CCC1 transporter family protein, which yields MALEDVFQRNLHHRTHRAGWLRAAVLGANDGLVSTASLMIGVAAARAGEQSFLITAGAAGIAAGAMSMAVGEYVSVRSQNDIEESDRLLEIEHLAIDPEGEFEELVHIYMERGLSRELAVQVVHAMHERNPLEAHLRDELGQHPHTKARPVQAAVASAIAFTFGGLIPFVGAFAPTSGAAASSIVGFTIVGLVITGVVSARTAGAKILTPTLRVIAGGVLGMAITAGIGHLLHLSGI from the coding sequence ATGGCTTTAGAGGATGTATTCCAGCGCAATCTGCATCACCGCACCCACCGTGCCGGTTGGTTGCGGGCTGCCGTTCTTGGTGCAAACGATGGTTTAGTTTCAACTGCCTCGCTCATGATTGGTGTTGCAGCTGCGCGCGCTGGTGAGCAGAGTTTTCTTATCACGGCAGGTGCTGCCGGAATTGCCGCTGGTGCGATGTCGATGGCTGTTGGTGAATATGTCTCGGTTAGATCACAAAATGATATTGAAGAATCAGACAGGCTCCTGGAGATTGAGCACCTAGCAATTGATCCGGAAGGCGAGTTTGAAGAACTTGTACATATCTATATGGAGCGCGGGCTATCTCGTGAACTTGCGGTGCAGGTTGTTCATGCCATGCATGAGCGCAATCCATTGGAAGCGCATCTACGCGATGAGCTAGGTCAGCATCCGCATACAAAGGCACGTCCAGTGCAAGCAGCGGTGGCGTCGGCAATCGCATTTACGTTCGGAGGGTTAATTCCATTTGTGGGCGCATTCGCACCGACCTCCGGAGCAGCCGCATCGAGCATCGTTGGATTCACCATCGTAGGTCTGGTAATTACCGGAGTTGTGAGCGCGCGCACAGCTGGGGCAAAGATACTGACCCCGACACTGCGAGTTATTGCGGGTGGCGTGTTGGGTATGGCTATCACCGCCGGGATTGGTCACCTCTTACATTTGAGTGGCATCTAA
- the lgt gene encoding prolipoprotein diacylglyceryl transferase encodes MRSAIPTPTISAFEIGPLTIHFYALCIIAGVALAIWLGNRRFLNSFPQGVGVVADVAVFAIPAGVIGGRLYHVVTSPDNYFGANSRTLDIFKIWNGGLGIWGAIALGSVIAFFYYKRIASAKDLPSFAYFADALAPGIAIAQAIGRWGNWFNAELFGRPLDAPWALSIPLQSRPAGYENFETFHPAFLYESLWCFLIAAVLLAARKRLVPGSIFLLYITLYCFGRFFFEALRIDSAQSFAGLRLNQYVAGLLFLGAGAAFLKFYRRTR; translated from the coding sequence TTGCGCAGTGCAATTCCAACGCCAACTATTTCGGCGTTTGAAATTGGTCCGCTCACTATCCACTTCTATGCTCTCTGCATCATTGCCGGGGTTGCACTCGCAATCTGGTTAGGCAATCGCAGATTTCTCAACTCCTTCCCGCAAGGAGTGGGTGTCGTTGCAGATGTTGCCGTTTTTGCGATCCCTGCTGGTGTAATCGGTGGCCGTCTCTATCACGTAGTGACATCACCTGATAATTACTTTGGTGCAAATTCTCGGACTCTAGATATCTTCAAAATCTGGAATGGTGGCCTTGGAATTTGGGGCGCGATTGCACTCGGTAGTGTGATTGCCTTTTTTTACTATAAGAGAATTGCATCGGCGAAAGATTTGCCATCTTTTGCCTATTTTGCAGATGCACTTGCACCGGGTATTGCAATTGCCCAGGCGATAGGGCGCTGGGGAAATTGGTTTAATGCTGAGCTCTTTGGTCGCCCACTTGATGCACCGTGGGCACTTTCAATTCCACTGCAATCTCGCCCGGCTGGATATGAAAACTTCGAAACCTTTCACCCCGCATTTCTCTATGAATCACTTTGGTGCTTTCTTATTGCCGCAGTGTTACTCGCCGCGCGAAAGCGACTAGTCCCAGGATCAATCTTTCTGCTTTACATCACGCTTTACTGCTTCGGGCGATTCTTCTTTGAAGCTCTACGTATTGATTCGGCACAGTCCTTTGCCGGCCTTCGCCTGAATCAATATGTTGCCGGGTTGTTGTTTCTTGGGGCAGGTGCAGCATTTCTGAAGTTTTATAGACGGACAAGGTAG